The Vibrio tarriae genome includes the window CACATGTGCTGGCTGAAAAAGTGGCGATTATAGATATTAGTCAAACCATCATGTTCAACCAGATAACGTAACTCTGCGGTACGCTCATCAATCATATCCGTCAGCCGTTGTTTCTCTTCTAGTTGCATACGCATGATGTAACTAAGCAAGAAAGAGATGATGACTCCACCAAGCCCTAAGCCAAGCAAAACCCACTGTTCGCTATGGTTAATGGGCTGGTGCAACTCGAACTCCAGAACCCAATCACGATTCGGCAGCACTAATTTACGCTCGATTTTGAGTCCTTCATCGGCACGCCACATCGGGCTCTGGTAAAGGATAGGACTGTCTTCAGAATCAAATCCAGTATCGCTCACACGCATGTAGAGATCTTGCTCCATCAGACTGAGCTGAACCAACTTATCGAAGTAGGTTGATAAACGAACCACCCCGACCATCACCCCAAGCAAACTGCTCTCATCTTCTGAAGAGAAAACCGGGTGGTACACTAGGATTCCATCTTTCGCAATCGACTTATCAATCCCATCTTGCAGAAGGCGTACTTTATCCGAAACATTCGGCCGACGATTAGCAAAGATGTCCGTAAGTATTAGTTTGAATCGCTCGCGTTCGGAATAGAAACCTAATAGTTTTCGATTGTCATAATCGAGTGGATAGACATCGGATAACACGTATTTCGCTTGGTCATCAGAACCGAGGCCGTATTTGATCTCTCCCGTGTTCGGCACCGTGTACAAAGTGAATTCAGGAAATCGTTGTTGCATTTGCGCAGCAAAAGCATCGGCTTGAGGCGGCTCAACTTTCACCAGCCATTGTAACGCGATAAGGCTCTGTGAGCCTTTTAAAGTCTCTTCAGCAAAGGTGTAGAAACGGGTCCAGTCATCGATTGAACTTGAACGAAAAAAGTTGGCGACAGAGCCAATAAAATGGATGTCACTATTGATGAACTGTTGTAGTGCCATAGTTTGTCGATCCGCGAGATTTTCCAGCAGAGTACGATTATGGCGCAGCTGTAATGAGTATGCGGTGTAAACGACAAACCCAGTCAGAAGCAGAGAAAACAACAGCGTTAACAGGGGCACTATCACGCGCGCACATCTGAGCATCCACCTCTTCCTTACTATGTTATCTATCATAAAAAATCATGATGAAGATGTGTGATATATCAATATCATTACTTCACTTGAGGCGCTTGGTTCAAGTTATTTTCAGGCCATTCAGTGATAAACCGAGCGCTTACTCACGAAATGTAGGGATGACGGAGCAAAATCAATCACATTCATTGTTCACAAAGCCACCAATCAAACCTTGTCCCAGCCTGTAAATCAGGATTCATCACTGCCTTTTACCTTGAATATGGTACTATCCGCCCCTATTTTGAGCTTAGTCTATAACGCTGCTTAGTGAAAAAAGCCTGAGTTAACACTGGAACATTCAGGCAATGTGCACCTGAAACTTGTTGTGCCTTGAGCACAGAGTCTGCAAAAGAGAATTCACGATGAATATCGACCTAAACCTGATCCCAACCACTTTTGATATGCTCCATGCTGGGCTAGCAGCTTCGTCAGTACTGCTATTGATTGTTGCCATTGCTCGTAAAGGCAAAGTGACAGAAAAGATCGTAGAAAAACCCGTCGAAAAGATTGTGACGGTTGAAAAGCCGGTAGAAAAAATCATCGAAGTGGAAAAGCTCGTCGAAGTTGAAAAAGTCGTAGAACGAGTCGTTGAAGTGGAATCCAAACTCGCGACCGCCTCAACCGATTCAGCACTGCAACTTCTCGCACTGTTGCAAAAAGAAGCTCGCCTGATTGACTTCTTACAAGAAGAAGTGAGCCAGTTTTCGGATGAAGAAGTGGGCGCAGCCGCTCGCGTGATTCATAGCGGCGGCCAAAAAGTGCTGCGCGAATACCTCACGCTATCACCTATTCGTAGCGAACAAGAAGAGAGCCGCATCAGCGTCGAAGCGGGCTTCAATACGCAAGAAATTCGCCTAACCGGTCAAGTCACTGGCCAAGCGCCATTCGTTGGCACTCTGATTCACAAAGGTTGGCGCGCAGATTCCATCACCCTGCCAAAACTGGCGGACAATTACGACACTTCGATCCTCGCGCCTGCGGAGGTAGAACTGTAATGGAGAGGCCAATTCATTCCGCCAAATACAGTGTAGGCATCGACCTTGGTACAACCCACTGCGTACTCGCTTATCAAGATGTGCTGAGCGAAGAGAGCCGTGTTGAAGTGATGTCGATTGCGCAAATGACAGCGCCGGGCACAGTAGAAAACCTCAACCAGCTCGGTTCATTCGTTTATCAGCCCCATGAACATGAAATGGCTGCCGCTTCACGCCGTTTACCTTGGAGCAGTGAGCCGACTGCCTTGGTCGGTGCAATTGCGCGCAATTTGGGCTCAAAAACCCCGATTCGTTTAGTCGCAAGCGCGAAATCATGGTTATGCCATGCCGGCGTTAATCGCCGCGAAGCCTTTTTACCTTCGGGCAGCCCTGAAGATGTCAGCAAAATTTCCCCTCTGCGTGCCACTGAACTTTATTTAGAGCACTTGCAAGCCGCATGGGATCACGCCCATCCTGATGCCCCATTAGCTGAGCAAGATGTCACCATTACCGTTCCTGCTTCGTTTGATCCTGCCGCCCGTGATTTAACCGCAGAAGCGGCGCGCAATGTCGGTTTACAGCAATTCACGTTGCTAGAAGAACCACAAGCGGCACTCTACAGCTGGATTGATAACCGCCACGAACAGTGGCGCAGTGAAGTGAGTGTTGGCGATGTGGTGTTAGTGATCGATATCGGCGGCGGTACCACTGACCTTTCACTGGTCGAAGTGACCGAAGAAGAAGGCAACCTCGCCCTCAAGCGCATTGCCGTTGGCGAACATATTCTGCTCGGTGGCGATAACATGGATCTCGCCCTCGCCTATCGTCTGAAAATGAAGTTGACGCAGGAAGGTAAAGAGCTGCAAATGTGGCAAGTGCAAGCCATGACACACGCATGCCGTGATGCCAAAGAAGCACTCCTCAGCCAACCGGATTTGGCCGCAGTGCCGATTGTGGTGCCAAGCCGTGGTTCTAAACTGCTCGGCGCAACATTGAAAACCGAACTGACTCGTGAAGAAGTGCAGCAAACGCTGGTCGATGGTTTCTTCCCTGCAGTTTCTATCAACGAACATCCACAGCAAAAGATGCGCGGTGCTTTGACTCAGATGAGCTTGCCCTACGCGCAAGATGCCGGCATTACTCGCCACATCGCAGCATTTTTAAGTAAGCAAGCGAATGCTCAAGGTCAGAACCACGCAGAAAGCATGCCTTTCGCGATGGCAGGAATTCCGGGCATAGCCGCTCCACAAGCCGATTTCATTAAGCCAAGTGCCATTTTGCTTAACGGCGGTGTGCTGAAATCCACTTTGCTTGCCGATCGTTTACTCGACACCATCAATGCTTGGTTAACTCAGGCCAATGCGGCTCCTGCCAAACTCCTTGCCGGAGTGGATTTGGATCTGGCAGTAGCACGCGGTGCGGCTTACTACGGCGTTGTGCGCCAAGGCCAAGGGGTACGCATCCGTGGTGGTATAGCTTCGGCTTACTATGTCGGGATTGAAAGTGCGATGCCTGCCATTCCGGGCATGTCGCCGCCGATGGAAGCGCTCTGTGTTGCTCCATTTGGTATGGAAGAAGGCTCAAGCGCGCAAGTCGCGGATCGTCAGTTTGGCCTAGTGATTGGTGAGCCTGTGCATTTCCAATTCTATGGTTCCACCGTACGCCGGGATGATGTCGCAGGAACTCACCTTGTCGATTGGGCCAATGATGAGCTCGACGACCTGCCGACCATTCAGATCACCTTGCCGGTTTCTGAAGGTCGCCGTGCGGGTGAAGTGGTTCCTGTTACGCTGGCATCAAGAGTGACAGAGCTCGGTACGCTCTATCTCGAAGCGATCGCCGCCGATAATGGTCAGAAATGGCATGTGGAATTTGATGTGCGTGACAACCCACAAGACGAGCCTGCACCACAGCAACATTAGAAAGACTACAGCGGCATCCTTCGGGGTGCCGCTCATCCTTTATGAATACGAGGTATCGCATGTCATCACCACGTTTTCTGGTTGGCATTGATTTGGGCACGACCAATACGGTGGTCGCTTTTTGTGAACTCAACGATGCTCTAGAACAAGCGCCTATCGAGATTTTTCCTATCGATCAATTGGTTGGTCCAGGTGAAGTAATTCGCCGTCCGCTTCTTCCTTCTTTCCGCTACCACCCTTCACACGGGCAATTCACCGATTCTGATTTAACCCTGCCTTGGGAATCACAGCTGGTGAATGGCGATCTGCCGCAAGTGATTATTGGCGAATGGGCACGCGAGTTGGGCGCAAAAGTCGAAGGCCGGCAAGTCTCCAGTGCCAAAAGCTGGCTGTCACACCCTAATGTCGATCGTACTCAGCCGATTTTGCCTTGGGCAGGTGCCAGCGATGTTGAAAAAGTATCACCTATTGTCGCCAGCGCCAGCTACCTCAACCATATTCGCCAAGCGTGGAATCATCGCCATCCTTTAAACCCGTTAGAACAACAAGAAGTGGTTGTCACCGTTCCTGCTTCATTTGATGAAGGTGCGCGTAAACTGACTCTTGAAGCCGCTCAGCTGGCCGGATTACCGAAAATCATGCTGCTCGAAGAGCCGCAAGCGGTATGTTATGACTGGCATCATCGCCACCACACCCAAGCCAACGCGATCCTGCATGCTTCCCCTCTAATTCTGGTGTGTGATGTCGGTGGGGGTACCACGGATTTAAGCCTGATTGCGGCACAATTTGATGAACAAGAAACGCTGCAACTCAACCGGATTGGCGTGGGCGATCATCTTATGCTGGGTGGCGACAACATTGACCTTGCCTTGGCTCACGTAGCCGAAAGCCGTTTCCATCAAAATAAAAAACTCAGCGCTGCGGGTTTATCCAAGCTCATCCAACAAACTCGCCAAGCCAAAGAGAGTCTGCTTTCGGCAAATGCACCTGAACAGATGAAAATCACCTTGTTGGGCAGTGGCTCGAAGTTACTGGGTGGAACCCAAAGTGTGGCGTTACATCGTGATGAAGTACACCGCATTGCACTTGACGGATTTTTCCCACTGTCAGAACAAGACGTGCTGCCAGAGAAACGCCGTAGTGCAGTTGTGGAGTTTGGCTTGCCTTATGCGGCCGATCCTGCCGTCAGCAAGCACATTGCAGAATTTCTCAGCCATCACCAAGGGGTTGAACAAGATTCGTTAGCTACTGAAAAAAATAACTCAGCATTACCGACGGGTTTGCTGCTCAATGGTGGTGTGTTTAACAGTGAATTGATTACTCAACGGCTCATCACGCTGCTGAGCAACTGGTTAGGACGCCCTATTACTTTGCTCGATAACCCTCATCCAGACTGGTCTGTCGCTTTGGGCGCAGTGGCTTATGCTAAAGCAAGACGCGGTGCTCAGCTTAAAATTGGTGGTGGCGCAGCGCGCTCTTATTTCCTTCATCTACAAGAAAAAAATAAACTCGGCAAAGCCTTATGTTTGCTCGCCAAAGGCAGTGAAGAAGGACAAGAAATTCGTTTAACCAGCCGCCGCTTTGCCCTCACGGTGGGTGAGCCTGTTCGTTTTAATCTGCTAACTTCAACTCACGATCACATCGTTCCCGAACAGAAGGTACAAAATGGTGCACTACTGCCTATCGATCCCGATAAGTTTCAGCCCCTGCCGCCTTATATTGTTACTTTACCCGCTCTGGATGAAACTCTACTCGCCGCTAACCAAAAGCAGCGCGTAGAAGTGCAATTGGCCTGCCAATTGACCGAAGTCGGTACTCTGCAAATGGTGTGTGTGAACCCAGAGGATGAAAATCAGCGTTGGCAAGTAGAGTTTGAAATTCGCCAGAACTTGTCGAATCAAGACGGATTGAGTGAGAACTCGTCGATTTCTCCCAAGTTGCAGGAAGCCAAAGCGCTGATCAGCAAAATCTACAGCGCCAACAAAACCAATGCCGATCAGCAAGCCATCAAAACACTAACCAAAGAGTTAGAAAGACGCTTAGGGAAACGGGAGGAGTGGGATTTCGCGACTCTGCGTAGCCTATTTGACAGCCTAGCGCTTGGTCGCAAGCGCCGTCGCCGTTCAGAACAGCATGAAAAAAATTGGCTGCGACTGGCGGGTTTCAGCTTGCGACCCGGTTTTGGCGATGCCACCGACAGCTGGCGGATTGAACAAATTTGGGCGCTTTACCAACAAGGCATTCAGTTTGCTAACACTCAAGGTTGGACGGATTGGTGGGTATTCTGGCGTCGAGTTGCCGGTGGTTTAAATCAAGAACAGCAAGAAACCTTGCTGGCAGATATTGCTAAATATCTGCACCCCAGCGCCATGCGTACTCCTGCCTCATGCAAAGAAGCGCAAGAGAAAGGCTATGAAGCCATGGTACGATTAGCCGCTTCGTTAGAGCATTTACAGGTGGAAGATAAAACACTGCTCGCCACTTGGTTTTTGAATAAAGCACTGAACCACAATCAATATCAACAAGCGCATTGGTGGGCATTAGGACGATTGGCCGCTCGCACGCCATTTTATGGCAGCCTGCACGCCACACTTTCGAAAGAACAAATCCAACAATGGCTACCTAAGCTCTTAGAGCAAGATTGGTCAAAAGAACCCATGTGTGCTTTCGCCACCGTGATGATGTGTCGCAAAACGGGCGATCGCAGCCGAGATATTGCTGAAGACTGGCGTACGCAGGTGTTGGATAAGCTCAAACAGAGCCGCGTGGCCGATTCATGGATTAATTTGGTCAGCGAAGTGGTCGAACTGGATGAAGCGGAAACCCAACGCGCGTTTGGGGAAAGCTTACCCAGCGGGTTGATTTTGCTGGCTCACTGAGCCAGAGGGACAACAATCATAGACCTAAACAACTTGAAGTTGCAGGTAGGCGTCCAGCGCTGCTGCAGCTTCAAGCAAGAAGGTATTGAGGTATAGGAGCCGTTAATCTCAATAGTCATCGGCTCCCATCCTATAAACAATCTGAGTTAACTCGCGCTTACGTCTTGCAGCATAATTCGGTTTCGTCCTTGTTGCTTCGCTTGGTATAGCGCTTTATCCGCTTGGCGTAATACTTCGCCATATTCATGTGAACTTTCGAAAATCACCGCGCCGATACTGACCGATACCTTGAGCTGCTGCTGTTCAACATTAAAACCTAATGAAATAACATCACGAACCGAATCAAGGGCTTGTGATACTCGAACTAGGTCATTTTCAAGGGCAAAGACCGCAAACTCTTCACCACCATATCGAGCGACCAAGCATTCCGTTAAGGCCAATGACTCTAAATGGCGAACCACATACGTGATCACCGAATCACCAATATCATGTCCATAGGAATCGTTGATCTGTTTGAAATGGTCAATATCAACTAAAGCCAACATGTACGTCTGCTTAGATTGCTTCAATTTGTGCTGTACTTGCTCTTTAAAATAACGACGATTAAAAGCGCCCGTCAGTTCATCGTGAATAGAACGTAAGCGATGCCATTCAATTTCTTCAAATAAAAACAGCGTCAACATGGTGCCTAATGTAATAAAGGAGAAGAGGCTTTGTACCACGATCGCCGAAGCTCGAAACACACTCATCAAGGGTAACGTTTGAAAAGCAACAAACGGGACATAGAGCAATACCATCATGAGAGCTAATACCGTGGCTAACAAAGTTTGTTCTGGTCGGTTACGTTGACCATTTTTTGCAGCAATCAAAGCGGCAGCCAGATAGATTAATGAAAAACTTACCGATGCAATCAGAGTCCGCAATCCCATAGACTCTGGATCTATTTTATATAAGGCGTATTGCAGAAAGGTAAATAGCAGTGAGTGTCCTAATGCTATGAGATATAAGCTCACTTTTATCGGCTTTTGATACCAACGCAACACAGCAAATAACATGCAGTAACAACCGAGTTGATACAGTAAGTTATTCGTAAAAATAGCAAATCCCATGGGTAGGATAAAACGTAAGGAGGAGGCGGTGTAACCTAGTCCACTGGCCAAAAACAGCAGGACAAACCAAGTCGCGGTATCCAACTTATGCTCAGAAAGTTTACTTCTCAGCATATAAAGGAACAGTGCCGCAATTGCACTGAAAGCTATATTATTGATTGTATTTGCAATTTCCAAGAAAGAAATATCCATCATGCTTGGTTATCCTGAATGCACAAAAAATTCAACTTAAACAACATTTTGGCGCCCTTCTCCCGAAATAACTACTAAAATATAAATTATCTAACAACTTAAGCTCGCATTAACGACCTGAACGGGTGTAGAATTCGCCTCCCAAACAAAACTATAGTCTTATTAAAGACATTAGACTCGCGTCGTTGGTTAGTAACTGCTGTGACAGTTAGCTCTTTTGCTTAATTTCGGTTTTCGTGCATGGGCTTCATATACAGAAAATCGAGGTATCAATAAAACATAGACGCTATACCCAGATAACCTAACGTTGCCGATAAGCGAGATAGTTTGAGATGTCTCACTCATCAGCAACCGATATAGGCCGGGTATACAAGCTCAGGTTGCAAATAAGCCAATGGAACAAGATAAATTTACACATATTTTTCGTTTGCCAGGTTCAATCCAAGTGCGTATTGCCAAATGGCAGCAAACATTTCGAGGTAAGTCTGATTTAGTGCTCCATCAAGCATTGGTGGCTCGCAATCATCAATATCAGCAAACCGACTTTTTACCTAAAGGTTGGTGCGTCAATTTATTCGATCCTGATGACATTTCGATTACTCACCACGGTGACTATATTCAAACCGCAATGCGCACTATGGTCGATAGAAAGGTTTCCTATAAGCGTATTTATCTGTCTCGTTTACCTTTGGAGCAGGCAGAAGCAGAATTGCGTCAATTCAAAATAGTGTGGATTAAAAAACATAACGCGGTTGCTCAGCGCTTTAATCAAATCCAAAAAACTGCATTTCTGATTTATGCTCAAGAAGAAATTGAGACACTCTACCCTGCAATTCCTGAACAAGGTTTTGATCGTGAGTTATGGAATCGCCTAGTTAAACAAGAGTTTGGCCCAGCCGAGCATTACGAAGACCCCTATTTTGTCGTAGAAAATGTCACGGCAAAAAAAGCCGTCGAGCAGAAAAAATCACAGCATAAGCCCGAAAAATTTGCCTATCATCGTAAAACGAATCCAAATAAGCCATTTCACGCTAAGCACGCAGCGCCAAAAAACGCTCGCTACTCATCATCATGACAAAACCGCAGCAACGGGTCTATGATCCCGTTGCTGCTGCCGTTTTTTCATCAGCTCACTAAACTGGTTTGATCGTGCTTATCTTGATGGGCGCAATACACAGTATTGCCAGATTGATGTTTCGCGGTGTACATCGCCTCATCAGCAATACGCAATAACTCTGGGAGTTGTGTGGCTTGTTCTGGGTATAAGGCGACGCCAATACTCACCCCAATGTCTAAGCTGTCTTGATTAAATTGGAGCGGTTTCTGTAGCTTATCTAACATCTGATAAGCCTTATTAATAACGCCACTGTGATCCTGCAGAAGATCTAGGCACACCACAAATTCATCGCCACCTAAACGTCCACAAAAATCGGATTCTCGTATTGAGCCTTTGAGCCGTCGAGCGATTTCTTGTAAAACAAGATCTCCCACTTCGTGTCCTTTGGTGTCATTGATTTCTTTAAATTTATCTAAGTCAAAAAACAGCAATGCCAACTTCATGTTTGAGCGCTTCGCTTTAATTAACGCGTGGCTAAGCTGCTGTTTAAACGCACGGCGATTCAAAATGCCTGTCAATGAATCTCTTTCTGATAAGAAGCGTAACTCTGCTTTTTGGCGCTCTAACTTGGCAGTTTTTCTCGCTACTTCGGCTTGTAACTCATCTTTGGTGACTGTTGTGCTTTGCAGTGAAGCCTTCATTTGATTGAAAAACTGAGTTAATTGAACAAATTCTTGTTCATTGTTTTGGTTGGCAATTCGACTGGTGAAATCCCCTTTCGCCATTTGCTCAATCCCTTCTTGGAGAGTTTTACAGCCATGCCGGAAACGACGTAACACCACTAACGCGATGCCACAGACAACCGAAGAAAAAATCAGTAAGTGCGCCATGGTGGTTAACAATACGTAACGTTGATTATTGGTACTCTCTTCCATGATTTGACGCTGAAAATAGACCAGCTCCTCATTCATGTTTTGCACCAAAATATTGTACCGAGAATGAAGTAACTCATAAGTCCCTATACCATCAACCAACTTGGTAATACCTGACTCCTCAGCCATATAGCGCTCTTGCTCTAGCAACCCCGCTAAACTGCTATTCATTCTTTGGATACTAGCTAGATGTTGCCCAAATGCCGTCTCCATCTCTAGTTGTGCAGCCAAAACCTGCTGAGCGCGATAGACCTGCTCTAGGCTATGAGCATCGTTGTATTGCAGAAAGACCCAAAGTTGACTACGTAACATAGCAATGCTGTTCTGGATTTCCAAAATCGTATCCAGCTCGGCATTGGTTTGCTGCTGCCGCTGATCTAAGTTAAGTAATGAGAAAGCAATGAACCCCACCAACAGCAGAGATGCAATAAACAGTAACGTTATTTTGCGATTTAATGAGTTGATCAAGGCTGACCTCCTTCGATTTTCACCGCTTCGCTCAACAGGTCGTCAGCCATTAATTGTCGATAATCGGGTAATTGACCATGCACCAACTTGTTCTCTAATGCCCAGCGCCCTTGAAGTTGTAAGTTAGTCAATAAGGTATTGCCGAGCGAAAGGCGAAACGAATAGTCTTGCCATGACCATCTCAGCTGTTTTTCGTCAATATTCAACACCCCTGCCACTCGGTATCGAGTGCGCTCTGGGTTTTGATGGATCCAATCAATGGCTTGTTTTAGGGCTTTTAAAATCGCAAAACTACGTTGCTTTTCTTCTTCCGTCGTCGGTTTCATGGTTAATAAATTGAACGATAAAGTGTAAATTCCCGGCAAACTCAGGTTGGTCACTTTCGATTCCGCAGCAACCCCAATTTTGTATCCCCAAGGCTCCCAAATCGAAATGGCATCCAGCTGTTTATCAAACAACTGCTGATAAAGCTGATCCGCAGAGCCATACACTTTATCGATTGGAATACCTTTCAAGTTATTAGCCAAAAGTAATGAATCAAAATAAAACTCACTGGCGCTCGCTCTGATCATACCGACGCGTTTGTTGTGTAAATCCGCGACCGAGCGAATCGTCTCGCTTTTTAACGCAAGGAGCTTCAAATCGTTATCTGATTGCACAAAGCTAGCAAGAATAAGAAAATCCTGACGCTCGAAGCTGCTAAACATTGCCACGGATTCTGACGCCGTGGCATAACTAACCTCCCCTTGAAACAACGCTTGACTGCATTGCACTCCACCACTGCACGCCACGAGCTCAACATCAATCCCCTGCTGCTTAAAAAAGCCCAGTTGATCAGCCAGATAAAAAGGGGAAGAAAGAGGTGTTTGTGATACCGC containing:
- a CDS encoding sensor domain-containing diguanylate cyclase, producing the protein MLRCARVIVPLLTLLFSLLLTGFVVYTAYSLQLRHNRTLLENLADRQTMALQQFINSDIHFIGSVANFFRSSSIDDWTRFYTFAEETLKGSQSLIALQWLVKVEPPQADAFAAQMQQRFPEFTLYTVPNTGEIKYGLGSDDQAKYVLSDVYPLDYDNRKLLGFYSERERFKLILTDIFANRRPNVSDKVRLLQDGIDKSIAKDGILVYHPVFSSEDESSLLGVMVGVVRLSTYFDKLVQLSLMEQDLYMRVSDTGFDSEDSPILYQSPMWRADEGLKIERKLVLPNRDWVLEFELHQPINHSEQWVLLGLGLGGVIISFLLSYIMRMQLEEKQRLTDMIDERTAELRYLVEHDGLTNIYNRHFFSQHMCKMLDEKQSFTLISFDIDRFKQINDSYGHLAGDCALTHVVNVVKKELAESDIFARFGGDEFAILSSVTDKAALISYLERIRKVVETEPLMLNAETQLTLTISIGASINCDYSEPEILQSVDDQLYLSKSKGRNRVSIAQQCSKVESNYAFISGRMSDFM
- a CDS encoding DUF2760 domain-containing protein — protein: MNIDLNLIPTTFDMLHAGLAASSVLLLIVAIARKGKVTEKIVEKPVEKIVTVEKPVEKIIEVEKLVEVEKVVERVVEVESKLATASTDSALQLLALLQKEARLIDFLQEEVSQFSDEEVGAAARVIHSGGQKVLREYLTLSPIRSEQEESRISVEAGFNTQEIRLTGQVTGQAPFVGTLIHKGWRADSITLPKLADNYDTSILAPAEVEL
- a CDS encoding Hsp70 family protein, encoding MERPIHSAKYSVGIDLGTTHCVLAYQDVLSEESRVEVMSIAQMTAPGTVENLNQLGSFVYQPHEHEMAAASRRLPWSSEPTALVGAIARNLGSKTPIRLVASAKSWLCHAGVNRREAFLPSGSPEDVSKISPLRATELYLEHLQAAWDHAHPDAPLAEQDVTITVPASFDPAARDLTAEAARNVGLQQFTLLEEPQAALYSWIDNRHEQWRSEVSVGDVVLVIDIGGGTTDLSLVEVTEEEGNLALKRIAVGEHILLGGDNMDLALAYRLKMKLTQEGKELQMWQVQAMTHACRDAKEALLSQPDLAAVPIVVPSRGSKLLGATLKTELTREEVQQTLVDGFFPAVSINEHPQQKMRGALTQMSLPYAQDAGITRHIAAFLSKQANAQGQNHAESMPFAMAGIPGIAAPQADFIKPSAILLNGGVLKSTLLADRLLDTINAWLTQANAAPAKLLAGVDLDLAVARGAAYYGVVRQGQGVRIRGGIASAYYVGIESAMPAIPGMSPPMEALCVAPFGMEEGSSAQVADRQFGLVIGEPVHFQFYGSTVRRDDVAGTHLVDWANDELDDLPTIQITLPVSEGRRAGEVVPVTLASRVTELGTLYLEAIAADNGQKWHVEFDVRDNPQDEPAPQQH
- a CDS encoding Hsp70 family protein; its protein translation is MSSPRFLVGIDLGTTNTVVAFCELNDALEQAPIEIFPIDQLVGPGEVIRRPLLPSFRYHPSHGQFTDSDLTLPWESQLVNGDLPQVIIGEWARELGAKVEGRQVSSAKSWLSHPNVDRTQPILPWAGASDVEKVSPIVASASYLNHIRQAWNHRHPLNPLEQQEVVVTVPASFDEGARKLTLEAAQLAGLPKIMLLEEPQAVCYDWHHRHHTQANAILHASPLILVCDVGGGTTDLSLIAAQFDEQETLQLNRIGVGDHLMLGGDNIDLALAHVAESRFHQNKKLSAAGLSKLIQQTRQAKESLLSANAPEQMKITLLGSGSKLLGGTQSVALHRDEVHRIALDGFFPLSEQDVLPEKRRSAVVEFGLPYAADPAVSKHIAEFLSHHQGVEQDSLATEKNNSALPTGLLLNGGVFNSELITQRLITLLSNWLGRPITLLDNPHPDWSVALGAVAYAKARRGAQLKIGGGAARSYFLHLQEKNKLGKALCLLAKGSEEGQEIRLTSRRFALTVGEPVRFNLLTSTHDHIVPEQKVQNGALLPIDPDKFQPLPPYIVTLPALDETLLAANQKQRVEVQLACQLTEVGTLQMVCVNPEDENQRWQVEFEIRQNLSNQDGLSENSSISPKLQEAKALISKIYSANKTNADQQAIKTLTKELERRLGKREEWDFATLRSLFDSLALGRKRRRRSEQHEKNWLRLAGFSLRPGFGDATDSWRIEQIWALYQQGIQFANTQGWTDWWVFWRRVAGGLNQEQQETLLADIAKYLHPSAMRTPASCKEAQEKGYEAMVRLAASLEHLQVEDKTLLATWFLNKALNHNQYQQAHWWALGRLAARTPFYGSLHATLSKEQIQQWLPKLLEQDWSKEPMCAFATVMMCRKTGDRSRDIAEDWRTQVLDKLKQSRVADSWINLVSEVVELDEAETQRAFGESLPSGLILLAH
- a CDS encoding GGDEF domain-containing protein, with product MLRSKLSEHKLDTATWFVLLFLASGLGYTASSLRFILPMGFAIFTNNLLYQLGCYCMLFAVLRWYQKPIKVSLYLIALGHSLLFTFLQYALYKIDPESMGLRTLIASVSFSLIYLAAALIAAKNGQRNRPEQTLLATVLALMMVLLYVPFVAFQTLPLMSVFRASAIVVQSLFSFITLGTMLTLFLFEEIEWHRLRSIHDELTGAFNRRYFKEQVQHKLKQSKQTYMLALVDIDHFKQINDSYGHDIGDSVITYVVRHLESLALTECLVARYGGEEFAVFALENDLVRVSQALDSVRDVISLGFNVEQQQLKVSVSIGAVIFESSHEYGEVLRQADKALYQAKQQGRNRIMLQDVSAS
- a CDS encoding MSHA operon transcriptional regulator, whose protein sequence is MEQDKFTHIFRLPGSIQVRIAKWQQTFRGKSDLVLHQALVARNHQYQQTDFLPKGWCVNLFDPDDISITHHGDYIQTAMRTMVDRKVSYKRIYLSRLPLEQAEAELRQFKIVWIKKHNAVAQRFNQIQKTAFLIYAQEEIETLYPAIPEQGFDRELWNRLVKQEFGPAEHYEDPYFVVENVTAKKAVEQKKSQHKPEKFAYHRKTNPNKPFHAKHAAPKNARYSSS
- a CDS encoding GGDEF domain-containing protein, producing MINSLNRKITLLFIASLLLVGFIAFSLLNLDQRQQQTNAELDTILEIQNSIAMLRSQLWVFLQYNDAHSLEQVYRAQQVLAAQLEMETAFGQHLASIQRMNSSLAGLLEQERYMAEESGITKLVDGIGTYELLHSRYNILVQNMNEELVYFQRQIMEESTNNQRYVLLTTMAHLLIFSSVVCGIALVVLRRFRHGCKTLQEGIEQMAKGDFTSRIANQNNEQEFVQLTQFFNQMKASLQSTTVTKDELQAEVARKTAKLERQKAELRFLSERDSLTGILNRRAFKQQLSHALIKAKRSNMKLALLFFDLDKFKEINDTKGHEVGDLVLQEIARRLKGSIRESDFCGRLGGDEFVVCLDLLQDHSGVINKAYQMLDKLQKPLQFNQDSLDIGVSIGVALYPEQATQLPELLRIADEAMYTAKHQSGNTVYCAHQDKHDQTSLVS
- a CDS encoding ABC transporter substrate-binding protein; the encoded protein is MFLARQSRRWIVYLSILAIAFVAWRWLTPLATAISVSPNAAPIKIAVSQTPLSSPFYLADQLGFFKQQGIDVELVACSGGVQCSQALFQGEVSYATASESVAMFSSFERQDFLILASFVQSDNDLKLLALKSETIRSVADLHNKRVGMIRASASEFYFDSLLLANNLKGIPIDKVYGSADQLYQQLFDKQLDAISIWEPWGYKIGVAAESKVTNLSLPGIYTLSFNLLTMKPTTEEEKQRSFAILKALKQAIDWIHQNPERTRYRVAGVLNIDEKQLRWSWQDYSFRLSLGNTLLTNLQLQGRWALENKLVHGQLPDYRQLMADDLLSEAVKIEGGQP